In Glandiceps talaboti chromosome 4, keGlaTala1.1, whole genome shotgun sequence, a single window of DNA contains:
- the LOC144434166 gene encoding uncharacterized protein LOC144434166 has translation MEEIRVKQEVSEKIYLPCSHQESAIVCNVLESCISSNEHILVKDEKQRQDREDVMDYWKVTSEDFLYPVQPVNSKTTHQLTTMEDPDYHKATKQLTEVEEPEYNKATEQLTTAEDTDNSTATKQLTTMQNPECNMSTGVYGHCISEKPFPMGIQQVIFPCAVNPEDVHRYNAEKYNCGTTESERPFLCTKCGKGFTQSSHLKQHLLIHTNERPFICKECGKGFSQSGNLKNHMMTHTHERPFICKDCGKGFRRNYSLKEHMTTHTNERPFVCQECGKGFNYSVNLKRHMYSKDMEEIRVKQEVSENTYLPCSHQESAIVCNVLQSCISSNEQILVKYEQQRQDREDVMDYWKVTSEDFLYPVQPVNSKTTHQLTTMEDPAYHKATKQLTEVEEPEYNNATEQLTTAEDIDNSTATKQLTTMQNPECSMSTGVHGYCISEKPFPIGIQQVAFTCAVNPGDGHRYNAEKYNCGTTESERPFLCTKCCKGFTQSSHLKQHMMLHTNERPFICKECGKGFSQSGNLKNHMMIHTHERPFICKDCGKGFRRNYSLKEHMTTHTNERPFECQECGKGFNYSVNLKRHMLIHTNERPFVCKECGKGFTHSGNLKQHMRIHTNERLFVCKKCGKGFTHSCNLKTHMMIHSNERQFLCEECGKGFVQNKTLKVHMRIHTKERPFMCTKCGNPFAQSSTLKSHMRVHTNERPLVCKDCGKGFTHNNHLKQHLLIHTNERPFICKECGKGFSHSGNLKQHMMLHTNERPFICKVCGKGFRRNYSLKHHVTIHTNERPFECQECGKGFHYTVNLKRHMWIHTNERPFVCKDCGKGFTHSGNLKRHMRIHTNERPFMCTKCGKGFTQNGHLKQHMMLHTNERPFICKECGKGFSQSGNLKNHTRIHTNERPFLCTKCGIGFTQSGNLKQHMMLHTNERPFICKVCGKGFRSNYSLKHHVTIHTNERPLVCEECGKGFHYSVNLKQHMLIHTNERPFVCKECDKGFTHSGNLKQHMRIHTNERPFACKDCGKGFNHSGNLKDHMTIHTNERPFICKECGKGFTHSCNLKTHMMIHSNERQFLCEECGKGFVHNRNLKLHMRIHTNERPYMCTKCGNRFTQSGDLKSHMRVHTNERPFVCKECGKGFTHNCNLKQHTRIHTNERPFMCTKCGNRFAQSSTLKRHIRIHK, from the exons ATGGAGGAGATTCGTGTCAAGCAAGAAGTCTCTGAGAAAATCTATCTGCCGTGCAGTCATCAGGAGAGTGCTATTGTGTGTAATGTGCTTGAATCGTGTATCTCTTCAAATGAACACATCTTAGTAAAAGATGAAAAACAGAGACAGGACAGAGAGGATGTGATGGATTATTGGAAAGTAACAAGTGAAGACTTTCTATACCCTGTCCAACCTGTTAATAGTAAAACAACTCACCAACTGACCACAATGGAAGACCCAGACTATcacaaggcaactaaacaactaactGAAGTGGAAGAACCTGAATATAACAAGGCAACTGAACAACTGACCACAGCTGAAGACACAGACAATAGCACAGCAACTAAACAATTAACCACAATGCAAAACCCAGAATGTAACATGTCTACAGGAGTCTATGGACATTGTATTAGTGAAAAACCCTTTCCTATGGGGATACAGCAAGTGATCTTTCCTTGTGCTGTGAATCCAGAAGATGTGCATCGATATAATGCTGAAAAATATAACTGTGGTACTACAGAAAGTGAAAGACCATTTCTATGTACaaaatgtggtaaagggttcaCTCAGAGTAGTCATCTCAAACAGCACTTGTTGATACACACAAACGAAAgaccatttatatgtaaagagtgtggtaaagggttttcCCAGAGTGGTAATCTGAAAAACCACATGatgacacatacacatgaacgaccatttatatgtaaagaTTGTGGTAAAGGGTTTCGTCGTAATTACTCTCTGAAAGAACACATGACaacacatacaaatgaaaggCCATTTGTATGtcaagagtgtggtaaaggatttaatTATTCTGTCAATCTGAAACGACACAT GTATTCAAAAGACATGGAGGAGATTCGTGTCAAGCAAGAAGTCTCTGAGAACACCTATCTGCCATGCAGTCATCAGGAGAGTGCTATTGTGTGTAATGTGCTTCAATCATGTATCTCTTCAAATGAACAAATCTTAGTAAAATATGAACAACAGAGACAGGACAGAGAGGATGTGATGGATTATTGGAAAGTAACAAGTGAAGACTTTCTATACCCTGTCCAACCTGTTAATAGTAAAACAACTCACCAACTAACCACAATGGAAGACCCAGCCTATcacaaggcaactaaacaactaactGAAGTGGAAGAACCAGAATATAACAATGCAACTGAACAACTGACCACAGCTGAAGACATAGACAATAGCACAGCAACTAAACAATTAACCACAATGCAAAACCCAGAATGTAGCATGTCTACAGGAGTCCATGGATATTGTATTAGTGAAAAACCCTTTCCTATAGGGATACAGCAAGTGGCTTTTACTTGTGCTGTGAATCCAGGAGATGGGCATCGATATAATGCTGAGAAATATAATTGTGGTACTACGGAAAGTGAAAGACCATttctatgtacaaaatgttgtaaAGGGTTTACTCAGAGTAGTCATCTGAAACAGCACATGATgctacatacaaatgaaagaccatttatatgtaaagagtgtggtaaagggttttcCCAGAGTGGTAATCTGAAAAACCACATGATGATACATACACATGAACgaccatttatatgtaaagaTTGTGGTAAAGGGTTTCGTCGTAATTACTCTCTGAAAGAACACATGACaacacatacaaatgaaagaccatttgaatgtcaagagtgtggtaaaggatttaatTATTCTGTCAATCTGAAACGACACATGttgatacacacaaatgaaagaccatttgtatgtaaagagtgtggtaaagggtttactcaTAGTGGTAATCTGAAACAGCACATgaggatacacacaaatgaaagactgTTTGTATGTAAaaagtgtggtaaagggtttactcaTAGTTGTAATCTAAAAACACACATGATGATACACTCAAATGAAAGACAATTTTTATGcgaagagtgtggtaaaggatttgTTCAAAATAAGACTCTGAAAGtgcacatgagaatccacacaaaggAAAGACCTtttatgtgtacaaaatgtGGAAACCCATTTGCCCAAAGTAGCACTCTCAAATCACACATGAGggtacacacaaatgaaagaccattggTATGTAAAGACtgtggtaaaggatttactCATAATAA TCATCTGAAACAGCACTTGTTGATACACACAAACGAAAgaccatttatatgtaaagagtgtggtaaagggtttagtCATAGTGGTAATCTGAAACAACACATGATgctacatacaaatgaaagaccatttatatgtaaagtgtgtggtaaagggtttcgTCGTAATTACTCTCTGAAACATCATGTGacaatacatacaaatgaaagaccatttgaatgtcaagagtgtggtaaagggtttcaTTATACTGTCAATTTGAAACGACACATGtggatacacacaaatgaaagaccatttgtatgtaaagattgtggtaaagggtttactcaTAGTGGTAATCTGAAACggcacatgagaatccacacaaatgaaagaccatttatgtgtacaaaatgtggtaaagggtttactcaGA ATGG TCATCTGAAACAGCACATGATgctacatacaaatgaaagaccatttatatgtaaagagtgtggtaaagggttttcCCAGAGTGGTAATCTGAAAAATCACACAaggatacacacaaatgaaagaccatttctATGTACAAAATGTGGTATAGGGTTTACCCAGAGTGGTAATCTGAAACAGCACATGATgctacatacaaatgaaagaccatttatatgtaaagtgtgtggtaaagggtttcgTAGTAATTACTCTCTGAAGCATCACGTGacaatacatacaaatgaaagaccactTGTGtgtgaagagtgtggtaaaggatttCATTATTCTGTCAATCTGAAACAACACATGttgatacacacaaatgaaagaccatttgtatgtaaagagtgtgatAAAGGATTTACTCATAGTGGTAACCTGAAACAGCACATgaggatacacacaaatgaaagaccatttgcatgtaaagattgtGGTAAAGGGTTCAATCATAGTGGTAATCTGAAAGATCACATGAcaatacacacaaatgaaagaccatttatatgtaaagagtgtggaaAAGGGTTTACTCATAGTTGTAATCTAAAAACACACATGATGATACACTCAAATGAAAGACAATTTTTATGcgaagagtgtggtaaaggatttgTTCATAATAGGAATCTGAAACttcacatgagaatccacacaaatgaaagaccatatatgtgtacaaaatgtgGAAACCGGTTTACTCAAAGTGGCGATCTGAAATCACACATGAGggtacacacaaatgaaagaccatttgtatgtaaagagtgtggtaaagggtttactcaTAATTGTAATCTGAAACAGCACacgagaatccacacaaatgaaagaccatttatgtgtacaaaatgtGGAAACCGATTTGCTCAAAGTAGCACACTGAAAAGGCACATTAGgatacacaaatga